Below is a genomic region from Streptomyces ferrugineus.
AGCATCGGTTCGATCAGGGCCATGTCGACGACCTGGCCCTCGCCGGTGCGGTCGCGGGCGGACAGGGCGGTCATCACCGCGTACGCGGTCGCCAGGCCCGCGATGGAGTCGGCCAGGCCGAACGGAGGGAGAGTCGGGGGCGCGTCCGGTTCGCCGGTGATGGCCGCGAAGCCGCTCATCGCCTCGGCGAGGGTGCCGAAGCCGGGGCGATGGGCGTAGGGGCCGAACTGGCCGAAGCCGGTGACGCGGGTGAGGACCAGACCGGGGTTGGCGGCGGAGAGTTCCTCCCAGCCGAGGTCCCATTTCTCCAGGGTGCCGGGGCGGAAGTTCTCGATGACGACGTCCGCGGTCGCGGCCAGGCGCAGCAGGGCGGCGCGGCCGCCGGGCTTGGAGAGGTTCAGGGCGATCGTGCGCTTGTTGCGGCCGAGGACCTTCCACCACAGGCCGACCCCGTCCTTCGACGGGCCGTGGCCGCGGGAGGGGTCCGGCTTCTCGGGGTGCTCGACCTTGATGACCTCCGCGCCGAAGTCACCGAGCATCGTGGCGGCGAGGGGGCCGGCGAAGAGGGTGGCCAGGTCCAGGACACGCAGGCCGGTCAGGGGGGTCGTCCGGGGGGTCTCGGTCATGACGCGTGCCGTTCGTCGATCTCGGGGCGGTACGGCATCGCCGCCGTGGCGCCCTCCCGCTGGACGGACAGCGCGGCCGCCGCGGACGCCCAGGCCAGCGCGTCCGGCATCGGGCGTCCCTCGCCGAGGGCCACCGCGAGGGCGCCGACGAAGGTGTCTCCGGCGCCGGTGGAGTCGACGGCGGTGACCTTCGGGGCGGGCACGGTCAGCGGGTCGGCGCCGCGGGTGGCGTACAGGCAGCCCGCCGCGCCCAGGGTGACGACGACCTCGGGCACCCGGTCGAGCAGCGCGGTGGCCGCCTCGCGGGGGTCGGTGCGACCGGTGAGGGTGGTGGCCTCGTGCTCGTTGGGGACCAACAGGTCGATGGTGGCGAGGAGTTCGTCCGGGAGCGGCTGCGCGGGGGACGGGGTGAGGATCGTGCGGACGCCGTGGCGGTGGGCGGCCTGGGCGCCGGCGAGGACCGCGGCCAGGGGGATCTCCAACTGGAGCAGCAGGGTGCCGGCGGAGGCGATGACGCCCTCGTCGCCGGGGCTGAGGTGGTCGACGGTGCCGTTCGCGCCGGGGATCACGACGATCGCGTTGCCGCCCTCGTCGTCCACGACGATGTGCGCGGTGCCGGAGGGGCCCTCGACCGTGCGGAGGTCGTCGGTGTCCACTCCGGAGTGTTCGAGGGTGGAGCGCAGGTGGATGCCGAAGGCGTCGTTGCCGACGGCGCCGATCATCAGCACGTCGCCGCCCGCGCGGGCCGCCGCGATGGCCTGGTTGGCGCCCTTGCCGCCGGGGATCGTACGGAACTCGCGGCCCGTCACGGTCTCGCCGCGCTGCGGCGCCTTCTCGACGTAGGTGACGAGGTCCATGTTCGTGCTGCCGAGCACGACGATGTCGGTCATGGGCGGGAGGCCTCCAAGGGGGTGAGTTCATGGGTGAGTCGGGCCAGCGCGTCGAAGCCGGTGCCGTTGAAGTCGGCGACGGAGGTGGCGAGGCGGTTCTTGAGGGGGGTGGTCCAGCGGTCCGGGAGGGCGGCGGGGTCGCCGGCGAGGAGGGCGGCGATGCCGCCCGCCGTCGCGCCGTTCGAGTCGGTGTCCCAGCCTCCCGATACGGCACCGCGGATGGCGCCGGTGAAGTCGCCGTTCGCGTGGGCGAGGGCGGCGGCGATCAGGGCGGTGTTGGGGATGGCGTGGACCCAGTGGTGGGTGTCGGCGTAGGTGGCGTGGAGTTCGTCGACGAGCGCGTCGAAGTCCTCGT
It encodes:
- a CDS encoding CaiB/BaiF CoA transferase family protein, whose amino-acid sequence is MTETPRTTPLTGLRVLDLATLFAGPLAATMLGDFGAEVIKVEHPEKPDPSRGHGPSKDGVGLWWKVLGRNKRTIALNLSKPGGRAALLRLAATADVVIENFRPGTLEKWDLGWEELSAANPGLVLTRVTGFGQFGPYAHRPGFGTLAEAMSGFAAITGEPDAPPTLPPFGLADSIAGLATAYAVMTALSARDRTGEGQVVDMALIEPMLMALGPQPTWYDQLGHVQRRTGNRSANNAPRNTYRTADGTWVAVSTSAQSIAERVMRLVGRPDLIDEPWFATGADRARHADVLDRAVGDWIARHTRADVMAAFEKAEAAVAPIQDVRDVMTDPQYAALDTITTVDDPELGPLRMQNVLFRLSATPGTIRWTGRPHGADTHDILTGLGLTPAELAALREEGSL
- the rbsK gene encoding ribokinase yields the protein MTDIVVLGSTNMDLVTYVEKAPQRGETVTGREFRTIPGGKGANQAIAAARAGGDVLMIGAVGNDAFGIHLRSTLEHSGVDTDDLRTVEGPSGTAHIVVDDEGGNAIVVIPGANGTVDHLSPGDEGVIASAGTLLLQLEIPLAAVLAGAQAAHRHGVRTILTPSPAQPLPDELLATIDLLVPNEHEATTLTGRTDPREAATALLDRVPEVVVTLGAAGCLYATRGADPLTVPAPKVTAVDSTGAGDTFVGALAVALGEGRPMPDALAWASAAAALSVQREGATAAMPYRPEIDERHAS